One window from the genome of Bacillus weihaiensis encodes:
- a CDS encoding iron-containing alcohol dehydrogenase, translated as MQNFTFSNKTKIIFGQDTEKTVGQESVVFGKKLLLHYGGGSIKESGLYDTVIQSLKEQNIEIFELGGVKPNPRLSLVREGISLCKEQDIEFILAVGGGSVIDSAKAIAAGVNYDGDVWDFFTGKASVTDCLPIGVVVTIPAAGSESSTGTVITNEDGWYKRATGHLAMRPQFAVLNPVLTYTLPSYQTACGVTDMMAHILERYFTNVKNVELTDRLSEATLKTIINNAHKALEEPTNYDARAEIMWSGTIAHNDLLDTGRIGDWASHNIEHELSGIYDLAHGAGLAIIFPAWMKYVYKQDVNRFVQFANRVWDVEIDLNDLERTALAGIHKMEEFFQSIGMPTTLQEVDIDETHFKEMATKATERGPLGSFVKLSAEDIYEIYKLAR; from the coding sequence ATGCAAAACTTTACGTTTAGTAATAAAACGAAAATCATTTTTGGTCAAGATACTGAAAAGACAGTCGGTCAAGAGTCTGTTGTGTTTGGGAAAAAGCTTCTTTTACATTATGGTGGTGGGAGCATAAAAGAAAGTGGCTTGTACGATACCGTTATTCAATCCTTAAAGGAGCAGAATATCGAGATTTTTGAGCTTGGCGGAGTGAAGCCTAATCCAAGGCTTAGTCTGGTGAGAGAGGGGATTTCTCTTTGTAAGGAGCAGGATATTGAGTTTATTCTTGCTGTTGGGGGAGGAAGTGTCATTGACTCTGCCAAAGCGATTGCTGCTGGTGTGAACTATGATGGTGATGTGTGGGATTTCTTTACAGGTAAGGCATCGGTGACAGATTGCCTGCCAATTGGTGTTGTTGTGACGATTCCTGCAGCGGGAAGTGAATCAAGCACGGGTACTGTTATTACAAATGAAGATGGTTGGTATAAGAGAGCAACTGGGCATCTTGCAATGAGACCGCAGTTTGCTGTATTGAACCCTGTTCTTACATATACGCTGCCTTCCTATCAAACGGCTTGTGGTGTAACCGATATGATGGCACATATTTTAGAAAGATATTTTACAAATGTGAAAAATGTGGAATTAACCGATCGTTTAAGTGAAGCAACACTTAAGACGATTATTAACAATGCACATAAAGCTCTTGAGGAGCCAACGAACTATGACGCAAGAGCAGAGATTATGTGGTCTGGCACAATTGCTCATAATGATTTGTTAGATACAGGACGTATTGGGGATTGGGCGAGTCATAATATTGAGCATGAGTTAAGCGGAATCTATGATCTTGCGCATGGGGCTGGACTTGCCATTATCTTCCCTGCGTGGATGAAGTATGTGTATAAACAGGACGTAAACAGATTTGTTCAATTTGCAAACCGAGTGTGGGACGTAGAAATTGATCTTAACGATTTAGAGAGAACGGCCTTAGCTGGCATTCATAAAATGGAAGAGTTCTTCCAATCGATCGGTATGCCAACAACTCTTCAAGAAGTCGATATCGACGAAACCCACTTTAAGGAAATGGCAACCAAAGCAACCGAACGTGGCCCACTAGGAAGCTTTGTCAAACTAAGCGCTGAAGATATTTATGAGATTTATAAACTAGCGAGATAA
- the megL gene encoding methionine gamma-lyase: MREENGYSFETKAIHSGYESKEHFDSLTPPIYQSSTFTFSSVEQGGKRFAGEESGYIYSRLSNPTVSVLEERMAQLEQGEAALAFSSGMAAVSAVLISLTKAHDHILCSRGLYGCTFGLLDMMQEKYHIEHSFSDLTSKEDILTMIQPNTTCIYIETPINPTMQCVDLSVVSQIAKEKGIKVVVDNTFLTPYLQKPLQLGCDLVIHSATKYIGGHGDVIAGIAVGREELIGEIKSTTQKDIGGVLSPFDAWLLIRGLKTLAIRMDRHCENAEHIVERLQSHPKIKKVMYPGDPKHTATESMKKQMKKGGGLISFELKGTFEDAKKFANQLQLISIAVSLGDAETLIQHPASMTHSVIPEEARKEMGITNELLRLSVGLESWVDIWQDLEQALDCI; encoded by the coding sequence ATGAGGGAAGAGAACGGTTATAGTTTTGAGACGAAGGCTATTCATTCGGGGTATGAGTCAAAGGAGCATTTTGATAGTTTAACTCCGCCGATTTATCAGTCGTCAACGTTTACATTTTCCTCGGTTGAACAAGGGGGAAAGCGATTTGCCGGAGAAGAAAGTGGATATATTTATTCAAGACTTTCTAATCCCACGGTATCTGTCTTAGAGGAGCGGATGGCACAGCTAGAGCAGGGGGAGGCTGCCCTTGCCTTTTCATCTGGGATGGCTGCGGTTTCTGCCGTTCTAATCAGCTTAACCAAGGCACATGATCATATCTTATGTTCAAGAGGTCTATATGGCTGTACTTTTGGATTACTTGACATGATGCAGGAGAAATATCATATTGAGCACTCTTTTTCAGATTTAACCTCCAAAGAAGACATACTTACTATGATTCAGCCAAATACGACCTGTATTTATATTGAGACACCTATTAATCCAACCATGCAATGTGTGGATTTGAGTGTCGTGTCTCAGATTGCAAAGGAAAAAGGAATAAAGGTGGTCGTCGATAATACCTTTTTAACGCCTTATCTTCAAAAGCCTCTTCAGCTAGGCTGTGATCTTGTCATCCATAGTGCAACAAAATATATTGGCGGACATGGTGATGTCATTGCAGGCATTGCAGTCGGAAGAGAAGAACTGATAGGCGAAATCAAAAGTACGACACAAAAGGATATTGGAGGAGTCCTATCTCCGTTTGATGCATGGCTACTTATTCGAGGGTTAAAAACATTAGCAATCAGGATGGATCGTCACTGTGAAAATGCAGAGCACATCGTGGAAAGGCTCCAATCACATCCGAAAATAAAAAAGGTCATGTATCCTGGGGACCCTAAGCATACAGCAACGGAATCAATGAAAAAGCAAATGAAAAAAGGTGGGGGACTTATTTCATTTGAGCTAAAAGGGACCTTTGAGGATGCGAAGAAATTTGCAAATCAGCTTCAGCTTATTTCAATCGCTGTAAGTCTTGGTGATGCCGAAACACTTATTCAACATCCGGCTTCTATGACTCATTCGGTAATCCCTGAGGAAGCAAGAAAAGAGATGGGAATAACCAATGAGCTATTACGATTATCGGTAGGGCTTGAAAGCTGGGTAGATATTTGGCAGGATCTAGAGCAAGCATTGGATTGTATATAG
- a CDS encoding DinB family protein, giving the protein MSETLFSEMRFIRQTTFHLVRDLSERQMGKIPDGFPHNIHWNLGHIYVVGERFYGRMTNSEPYFPQSIWTYFNPGTAPSNWDAAVPSIEEIISLLKDQLDRYVSVIPDNLAEPVNNPYTTSSGYTLNTGIEFYRFSFYHEGMHIGIIKSLKKFV; this is encoded by the coding sequence ATGAGCGAGACGCTTTTTTCAGAAATGAGGTTCATACGTCAAACAACCTTTCATTTAGTAAGAGATTTATCAGAGAGGCAAATGGGTAAAATTCCAGATGGCTTTCCGCATAATATTCATTGGAATTTAGGTCATATTTATGTAGTTGGCGAACGGTTTTACGGGCGAATGACAAACTCAGAGCCCTACTTTCCCCAATCCATCTGGACCTACTTTAATCCAGGAACAGCACCAAGTAACTGGGATGCAGCTGTGCCAAGTATCGAAGAGATTATTAGCCTGTTAAAAGATCAACTCGACCGCTATGTTTCTGTCATCCCTGATAATCTAGCTGAACCGGTAAACAATCCTTACACCACATCATCTGGCTATACGTTAAACACCGGAATCGAATTTTACCGTTTCTCCTTCTATCATGAAGGAATGCATATTGGTATCATTAAATCTCTTAAAAAATTTGTTTAA
- a CDS encoding methylated-DNA--[protein]-cysteine S-methyltransferase — protein METYVGYYHSPIGLVEIMTTDDAVLSATFVEKEADRQDTVEILERAIQQFDEYFKGVRKDFDLPCHVEGTEFQKNAWNALRKIPYGETKSYKQQAILIGNEKATRAIGNANSKNKISIVIPCHRVVGSNKSLTGYAGGIDRKKWLLAHEQGVLAK, from the coding sequence GTGGAAACGTATGTTGGGTATTATCATTCACCAATTGGTCTAGTAGAAATCATGACAACAGATGATGCAGTTCTTTCTGCTACCTTCGTAGAGAAAGAAGCTGATAGACAGGATACTGTAGAGATTTTGGAAAGAGCGATTCAGCAGTTTGATGAATATTTTAAAGGGGTTCGTAAAGATTTTGATCTTCCTTGTCATGTAGAAGGAACAGAATTTCAAAAAAATGCGTGGAATGCGTTACGAAAGATTCCTTATGGAGAAACAAAGTCTTATAAGCAGCAAGCGATACTGATTGGAAATGAGAAGGCGACAAGGGCGATAGGAAATGCTAATAGTAAGAATAAGATTAGTATTGTGATTCCATGTCACCGAGTAGTAGGCTCAAATAAGAGTTTAACTGGCTATGCTGGTGGAATTGATCGAAAGAAATGGTTATTAGCGCATGAACAAGGGGTTTTGGCTAAGTGA
- a CDS encoding ASCH domain-containing protein has product MNSKVQQFWNEYCLTNHKQEIHYKEAFQFGASADLLANLVVEGKKSATTSGFLFYELENETLPKVGEYNIVLDGKENPVAVIQIQSVEVIPMNEVSEEFALAEGEGDYRFWWDAHEKFFTELLKEYKIDFSPDMLVVCERFKNVYSRKHLN; this is encoded by the coding sequence ATGAATAGTAAGGTACAACAATTTTGGAATGAGTATTGTTTAACTAATCATAAACAAGAGATTCATTATAAAGAGGCATTTCAATTCGGAGCTTCAGCTGATTTGTTAGCCAATTTAGTTGTCGAGGGAAAGAAGTCAGCGACGACTTCAGGTTTCTTGTTTTATGAGCTAGAGAATGAAACTCTACCTAAAGTGGGCGAATATAATATAGTTTTAGATGGTAAGGAAAATCCCGTTGCTGTCATTCAAATTCAATCTGTTGAAGTTATTCCTATGAATGAGGTATCTGAGGAATTTGCTTTAGCGGAAGGTGAAGGGGATTATCGTTTTTGGTGGGATGCGCACGAAAAGTTCTTTACCGAATTATTAAAAGAGTACAAAATTGATTTTTCACCAGATATGTTAGTTGTATGTGAACGCTTTAAAAATGTATATTCAAGAAAGCACTTAAATTAA
- a CDS encoding putative glycolipid-binding domain-containing protein, with the protein MVVKVVWHNEELYGCEYLKLENKSENLVIQSTVIYVDEKKTNAHNVNYYVELDEHWRTKRFSINVDNIDSIELHTDGDGNWFNTDGESIYNLKGAIDIDISATPFSNSLPINRINWSINQIEHFHMVYISVPSLETKKVPQTYQYIRKEGELKYFKYRCYDYETIICVDSNGLVVDYPNAFSRIL; encoded by the coding sequence ATGGTTGTAAAGGTAGTATGGCATAACGAAGAACTATATGGTTGCGAGTACCTTAAATTAGAGAATAAATCCGAAAACCTCGTTATTCAAAGTACAGTTATATATGTAGATGAAAAAAAGACCAATGCTCATAATGTGAATTATTACGTTGAATTAGATGAACATTGGCGAACAAAGAGGTTTAGTATCAATGTTGATAACATTGACAGCATTGAATTACATACTGATGGAGATGGAAACTGGTTTAATACTGATGGAGAATCCATTTACAATCTTAAAGGTGCGATTGACATAGATATTTCTGCTACTCCTTTTTCTAATTCTTTACCTATTAATAGAATTAATTGGAGTATTAATCAGATAGAACACTTTCATATGGTCTATATATCAGTTCCATCTTTAGAAACAAAAAAAGTACCCCAAACATATCAATACATCCGTAAAGAAGGGGAATTAAAATATTTTAAATATCGTTGTTATGATTATGAAACAATCATTTGTGTCGATTCAAATGGTTTAGTTGTTGATTATCCAAATGCTTTTAGTAGGATATTATAA
- a CDS encoding SdpI family protein, whose product MNEGVVMGAVMGAVFFIAGMILYFFPPREINNIYGYRTSSSMRNIENWVKANKFCSRLLMIFGIIMLIFSFIFKNTIMNFTTLGVSIILIFILVEIKIAKG is encoded by the coding sequence TTGAATGAAGGGGTAGTAATGGGAGCAGTAATGGGAGCCGTTTTTTTCATAGCAGGCATGATATTATATTTCTTTCCGCCAAGAGAGATAAACAATATCTATGGGTATAGAACATCGAGTTCAATGAGAAATATAGAAAATTGGGTTAAAGCAAATAAATTTTGCAGTCGTTTATTGATGATTTTCGGGATAATTATGCTTATATTTTCATTCATTTTTAAAAATACAATTATGAATTTCACTACGCTTGGAGTGTCGATAATTCTTATTTTTATTTTAGTTGAGATAAAAATTGCGAAGGGTTGA
- the rlmD gene encoding 23S rRNA (uracil(1939)-C(5))-methyltransferase RlmD, translating into MAKRQAPVVKNEIYDVTFEDLTHEGAGVAKIEGFPIFVENALPDEQAKIKVIKVNKGFAFGRLVELKQESAHRIDAPCPIYSQCGGCQLQHVSYEGQLEYKRKQVEQVLARIGKLDLNQVKVHPTLGMEDPWSYRNKAQVPVGEREGGLVAGFYQKRSHDIIDMERCLIQQADNDDVVQAVKRICEKYGIRAYNEEKHKGWLRHIMVRYGLITNELMVVFVTRTADFPHKADMIKEITETFPRVKSIVQNINSKRTNVIFGDETNVIWGEEYIYDKIGDVKFAISARSFYQVNPEQTKVLYDKALEYAQLTGEESVIDAYCGIGTISLFLAQKAKKVFGVEIVPEAIEDANRNAELNGFTNAEFAVGEAEVVIPNWYKQGNKADVIVVDPPRKGCDEALLTTILDMKPKRVVYVSCNPGTLARDLHLLEQGGYETVEVQPVDMFPHTVHCEAVALIELK; encoded by the coding sequence ATGGCTAAAAGACAAGCACCCGTCGTGAAAAATGAGATTTACGACGTTACGTTTGAAGATTTAACTCATGAAGGTGCTGGTGTGGCAAAGATTGAAGGGTTTCCTATCTTCGTCGAAAATGCCTTACCAGATGAACAGGCAAAAATTAAAGTGATCAAGGTTAACAAAGGCTTCGCTTTCGGAAGGCTGGTTGAATTAAAGCAGGAAAGTGCCCACCGAATTGACGCTCCGTGTCCAATTTATTCTCAATGTGGAGGCTGTCAGCTACAGCACGTAAGCTATGAAGGGCAGCTTGAATACAAGCGCAAGCAGGTCGAGCAAGTATTAGCGAGAATCGGCAAGCTTGATCTAAATCAAGTAAAGGTTCATCCTACTCTAGGAATGGAAGACCCTTGGAGCTATCGAAATAAAGCCCAAGTCCCAGTAGGTGAAAGAGAAGGCGGGCTTGTCGCGGGCTTCTACCAAAAACGAAGCCACGATATCATTGATATGGAACGCTGCCTCATTCAGCAAGCTGATAATGACGATGTTGTTCAAGCTGTTAAACGTATTTGTGAAAAATACGGTATCCGAGCGTATAACGAAGAAAAGCACAAAGGCTGGCTACGTCATATCATGGTTCGCTACGGCTTAATTACAAACGAATTAATGGTCGTTTTTGTTACAAGAACAGCTGATTTTCCACATAAGGCGGACATGATCAAGGAAATCACAGAAACATTCCCACGTGTAAAATCGATCGTGCAAAACATCAATTCAAAACGAACAAACGTCATCTTTGGTGACGAAACAAATGTGATATGGGGAGAAGAGTATATTTATGACAAAATTGGTGATGTCAAATTTGCTATTTCCGCACGCTCTTTCTACCAAGTAAATCCTGAGCAAACAAAGGTGCTATATGATAAAGCGCTAGAATATGCTCAGCTAACAGGTGAAGAATCTGTCATCGATGCCTACTGTGGTATCGGCACAATCTCGCTTTTCCTTGCCCAAAAGGCGAAAAAAGTCTTCGGAGTAGAAATCGTCCCTGAGGCAATTGAAGATGCAAACCGAAATGCCGAGTTGAACGGCTTCACAAACGCCGAATTTGCCGTCGGTGAAGCAGAGGTGGTCATCCCAAATTGGTACAAGCAAGGAAACAAAGCAGATGTGATTGTCGTCGACCCACCACGTAAAGGCTGTGACGAAGCACTCCTTACGACTATCCTAGATATGAAGCCTAAGCGAGTCGTTTATGTGTCATGTAATCCTGGAACATTAGCAAGAGACTTACACCTATTAGAACAAGGTGGCTACGAAACAGTTGAAGTCCAGCCTGTTGATATGTTCCCACATACTGTGCACTGTGAAGCCGTTGCGTTGATAGAGTTGAAATAA
- a CDS encoding diacylglycerol kinase produces MKKARIIYNPTSGRELFKKNLPEVLQKFEQAGYETSCHATTCEGDATTAAKAAAERGFDLIVAAGGDGTINEVVNGVAEVETRPQIAVIPVGTTNDFARAIGIPLNNVLQAVEVILNGEAQKIDIGKVNDHYFINIAGGGRLTELTYEVPSKLKTMVGQLAYYLKGMEMLPSIRPAEVQIEYDGKLFEGEIMLFLVSLTNSVGGFEKLAPDSKLNDGMFDLLILKKANLAEFIRVATLALRGEHINDEHILYTKANRVKVSNKDKMQLNLDGEYGGLLPGEFVNMYQHIEFIVAAEKARQMREE; encoded by the coding sequence ATGAAAAAGGCAAGAATAATCTATAATCCAACGTCGGGTAGAGAGCTTTTTAAAAAGAATTTACCTGAGGTTTTACAAAAATTCGAACAAGCTGGCTATGAAACCTCTTGTCATGCGACAACGTGTGAAGGAGATGCGACGACTGCCGCAAAAGCTGCAGCAGAGCGTGGCTTTGATCTCATTGTAGCAGCTGGTGGTGACGGAACGATTAATGAAGTGGTCAACGGTGTGGCTGAGGTGGAAACTAGACCACAAATAGCCGTTATACCAGTTGGAACAACGAATGATTTCGCACGAGCTATCGGAATTCCGTTAAATAATGTGCTCCAAGCCGTGGAGGTCATATTAAATGGTGAAGCGCAGAAAATTGATATTGGTAAAGTAAACGATCACTATTTTATTAACATTGCTGGTGGTGGACGTTTAACAGAATTAACATATGAGGTTCCTAGCAAACTAAAAACGATGGTTGGGCAGCTTGCCTACTATTTAAAAGGGATGGAAATGCTCCCATCCATTCGTCCTGCAGAGGTTCAAATTGAGTATGATGGAAAGCTGTTTGAAGGCGAAATAATGCTTTTTCTCGTTTCCTTAACCAATTCCGTTGGTGGCTTTGAAAAGCTTGCACCAGATTCCAAATTAAATGATGGAATGTTCGATTTGTTGATCTTAAAGAAGGCAAACCTGGCTGAGTTCATTCGAGTAGCTACACTTGCGTTACGAGGCGAGCATATTAATGACGAGCATATCCTCTACACAAAAGCAAACCGTGTAAAGGTTTCAAACAAGGACAAAATGCAATTAAACCTTGATGGAGAATACGGTGGTCTGCTACCAGGTGAATTCGTCAACATGTACCAGCATATTGAATTTATCGTAGCTGCTGAAAAGGCAAGACAGATGAGAGAAGAATAA
- a CDS encoding AAA family ATPase — MNRSHYIRRLSLKREDVPSFERYPFHLPSIKKLTELEFHPNVTFIIGENGMGKSTLLEAIALSIGFNAEGGTLNFNFSTFDSHSELERFVRIAKGTVRPKDGFFLRAESFYNVASTIQKLDEEPGYGAPVIDSYGGVSLHEQSHGEAFFSTFNHRFRGDGIYILDEPEAALSPLRQLSMLTRIQELVTNRSQFIIATHSPIIMAYPSAKIIELSEDGLQEKKLEETNHFQIMKQFFDDKDRLLHHLFQE, encoded by the coding sequence ATGAACCGCAGCCACTATATCCGGAGACTATCTTTAAAAAGAGAGGATGTGCCTTCGTTTGAGCGCTATCCCTTTCACTTACCTAGTATTAAAAAGCTGACAGAGCTTGAATTTCATCCAAATGTGACCTTTATTATTGGAGAAAATGGGATGGGGAAGTCCACTTTGCTTGAGGCCATTGCGTTATCAATAGGGTTTAATGCTGAGGGGGGCACATTGAATTTTAATTTTTCCACCTTTGACTCCCATTCAGAGCTTGAACGCTTTGTTCGAATTGCTAAAGGAACCGTTCGACCTAAGGATGGCTTTTTTCTTCGGGCAGAAAGCTTTTATAATGTCGCTTCAACGATACAAAAATTAGATGAGGAACCTGGCTATGGAGCTCCTGTAATTGATTCGTACGGAGGAGTGTCTCTTCATGAGCAATCACATGGTGAGGCTTTCTTTTCCACCTTCAATCATCGGTTCCGTGGTGATGGGATTTATATTTTGGACGAGCCTGAGGCTGCCCTGTCTCCCCTAAGACAGCTATCTATGCTTACACGCATACAGGAGCTAGTAACAAATCGTTCACAATTTATTATTGCCACACACTCACCGATCATTATGGCGTATCCATCTGCCAAAATCATTGAATTATCAGAGGACGGATTACAGGAGAAAAAACTCGAGGAAACCAATCACTTTCAGATTATGAAACAATTTTTTGATGACAAGGACAGATTACTTCATCATTTGTTTCAAGAATAG
- a CDS encoding tyrosine-type recombinase/integrase, with protein MKHVDGIKDFSQLLKMKEYLKTRSPRDYCLFLLGINTGIRIYDLLHLHVGDFVDEKQEVQAFMKSSIHLNPPVYLNQNVREAIEECISYLQLQPSDYLFKSKKTCAPITRQQAYRILNEAAKQAGITEAVGTHTLRKTFGYHAYKSGIAVSLIQKRLQQSTPSETKHYIGLQPGQPIDIKLDVHL; from the coding sequence ATGAAGCATGTAGATGGCATAAAAGATTTTTCACAGCTACTAAAAATGAAAGAGTATTTAAAAACTCGATCTCCTCGTGATTATTGTTTGTTTTTACTTGGCATTAATACGGGAATACGTATATATGACCTATTACATCTTCATGTAGGGGATTTTGTTGATGAAAAGCAAGAGGTACAAGCCTTTATGAAATCATCCATTCACCTAAACCCTCCCGTATATCTCAATCAGAATGTGAGAGAAGCTATAGAAGAATGTATCTCTTATCTTCAGTTACAACCAAGCGACTATCTATTTAAATCGAAAAAAACTTGTGCCCCTATTACGAGGCAGCAGGCCTATCGGATCTTAAATGAAGCCGCAAAACAGGCTGGCATTACAGAAGCAGTTGGTACACATACCTTACGAAAAACGTTTGGCTATCACGCATATAAAAGTGGGATTGCCGTCTCCCTTATACAAAAAAGACTACAGCAATCCACCCCCTCTGAAACAAAGCACTATATTGGCCTTCAGCCTGGTCAACCGATTGACATAAAGCTAGATGTACATTTATAG
- a CDS encoding potassium/proton antiporter translates to MFEEIVHTDTFVLLTSILLIAGVVTTKFSARLGVPALVLFIAIGMIMGSDGLGFIYFDNASTAQMIGVFALVIILFEGGLQTKWSNLKPVIAPSLSLATIGVLITSGIVGFAAWFILDLGILESLLFGAIVGSTDAAAVFAVLKGQNIKDRIGTTLEAESGSNDPMAVFLTVAMIQIITLPDTNIFSLIGMFFVQMGLGVLIGLLAGKLVVKALNRINLDSSGLYPILSIAFALLTYGVTSLANGSGLLAVYVLAIVIGNSEIAYRHSIFRFAEGFAWMMQILMFVILGLLVFPSDLFSLPVILKGILISLLLIFVARPIAVFASTINMNYTNKELIFLSWAGLKGAVPIVLATFPLLAEIEGSQLIFNVVFFVVLTSCLIQGTTITNLAEKLGLTGPKKTTPMHSLELVSLGKVNTEMIEYEIEDDSAIVGKTLQDIEFPDGAIVNAVIRFDQLITPQGNTKINPGDFLYVLTSKKSKPDVKRLLEEKKEPEEGEAKKSPKKKPKEEQEAK, encoded by the coding sequence ATGTTTGAAGAAATCGTTCATACGGACACCTTCGTTTTATTAACCTCGATTCTTTTAATCGCAGGTGTTGTCACAACGAAATTCTCTGCTCGACTTGGGGTTCCTGCACTTGTTCTTTTTATTGCGATTGGAATGATTATGGGAAGTGATGGGCTAGGGTTTATTTATTTCGATAATGCGAGTACAGCCCAAATGATTGGTGTTTTTGCTTTAGTGATTATTTTGTTCGAAGGTGGGCTTCAAACAAAATGGTCGAACTTAAAGCCAGTTATTGCACCTTCCTTATCTTTAGCAACTATTGGGGTCTTAATCACCTCAGGAATTGTCGGATTTGCGGCTTGGTTCATCTTAGATTTAGGTATTTTAGAATCTTTATTATTCGGTGCAATTGTTGGATCCACAGATGCCGCGGCCGTTTTCGCTGTTTTAAAAGGACAAAATATTAAGGATCGAATTGGAACAACGCTTGAGGCTGAATCAGGTTCCAATGATCCGATGGCTGTTTTTTTAACGGTTGCCATGATTCAAATAATTACATTACCAGATACGAATATCTTCTCCCTCATTGGTATGTTTTTTGTTCAAATGGGGCTTGGTGTTCTCATTGGTTTACTAGCAGGAAAATTAGTTGTAAAAGCCTTAAATCGGATTAACTTGGATTCAAGTGGACTTTATCCGATTTTATCGATTGCCTTTGCTTTATTAACATATGGAGTCACCTCGTTAGCAAATGGTAGTGGTCTACTCGCGGTGTATGTCCTTGCGATTGTGATTGGAAACTCTGAAATTGCCTATCGCCATTCCATCTTTCGTTTTGCCGAAGGCTTTGCTTGGATGATGCAAATCTTAATGTTCGTGATCCTTGGCTTATTGGTCTTTCCATCTGATTTATTCTCATTGCCAGTTATTCTAAAAGGTATTCTTATTTCGTTACTCTTAATCTTCGTAGCAAGACCTATTGCTGTTTTTGCTTCAACAATTAACATGAACTATACGAATAAAGAGCTCATCTTTTTATCTTGGGCAGGCTTAAAAGGTGCCGTCCCAATCGTCCTAGCGACCTTCCCACTCCTAGCAGAGATTGAAGGAAGTCAGCTGATCTTTAATGTCGTGTTCTTCGTTGTCTTAACAAGCTGTTTAATCCAGGGAACAACGATTACAAACTTAGCCGAAAAGCTTGGGCTAACCGGACCAAAGAAAACAACTCCAATGCATTCTTTAGAGCTTGTTTCACTCGGTAAAGTCAATACGGAAATGATTGAGTATGAAATAGAAGATGATTCAGCGATAGTTGGTAAAACCTTACAGGATATTGAATTCCCTGACGGAGCCATTGTTAATGCTGTCATCCGCTTTGACCAGCTAATTACTCCTCAAGGCAACACAAAAATCAACCCAGGTGATTTTCTCTATGTGTTAACCTCTAAAAAAAGCAAGCCAGATGTCAAGAGGCTGCTTGAGGAAAAGAAAGAGCCTGAAGAAGGAGAAGCAAAAAAATCACCGAAGAAAAAACCGAAAGAAGAGCAAGAAGCCAAATGA